Proteins encoded by one window of Ictidomys tridecemlineatus isolate mIctTri1 chromosome 7, mIctTri1.hap1, whole genome shotgun sequence:
- the Rps20 gene encoding small ribosomal subunit protein uS10, which translates to MAFKDTGKTPVEPEVAIHRIRITLTSRNVKSLEKVCADLIRGAKEKNLKVKGPVRMPTKTLRITTRKTPCGEGSKTWDRFQMRIHKRLIDLHSPSEIVKQITSISIEPGVEVEVTIADA; encoded by the exons ATG GCATTTAAAGACACCGGAAAGACACCCGTGGAACCAGAGGTGGCGATTCATCGAATCAGAATTACCCTTACCAGCCGCAACGTGAAGTCGCTCGAGAAAG TGTGTGCCGACTTGATCAGAGGCGCAAAGGAAAAGAATCTCAAAGTGAAAGGACCTGTTCGCATGCCTACGAAG ACTTTGAGGATCACTACAAGAAAAACACCTTGTGGTGAAGGTTCTAAGACATGGGATCGTTTCCAGATGAGAATACACAAGCGACTCATTGACTTGCACAGCCCTTCTGAGATTGTTAAACAGATTACTTCCATCAGTATTGAACCAGGAGTGGAAGTCGAAGTCACCATTGCAGATGCCTAA